In a single window of the Rhodamnia argentea isolate NSW1041297 chromosome 2, ASM2092103v1, whole genome shotgun sequence genome:
- the LOC115740122 gene encoding AT-hook motif nuclear-localized protein 25, whose amino-acid sequence MMAGFEPNPNSRYFHQLLRPELHLQRPSSIPPQHSDPKDSPQKDPKSADSEGGTNSGSGGPTRRPRGRPPGSKNKPKPPIIVTRDSPNALRSHVLEVSSGSDIVESVTNYARQRGRGICVLSGGGTVANVTLRQPAAPTGSVVTLHGRFEILSLTGTVLPPPAPPGAGGLSIFLSGGQGQVVGGSVVGRLVASGPVVLMAASFANAVFERLPIEEDDGPVQVQQTASQSSGVTGGGQTGDGSGAGGGGIGGGAGGGASMFNVGNFPFSGDQLFGGWGGNAARPPF is encoded by the coding sequence ATGATGGCAGGTTTTGAGCCAAACCCAAACTCTCGCTACTTCCACCAACTCTTGAGACCTGAACTGCACCTTCAGAGACCTTCCTCGATCCCTCCACAACACTCTGATCCCAAAGACTCGCCCCAAAAGGACCCCAAGTCCGCCGACAGCGAGGGCGGCACCAATAGCGGCTCCGGCGGCCCCACGCGCCGCCCTAGGGGTCGCCCTCCTGGCTCCAAGAACAAACCGAAACCTCCGATCATCGTCACTCGCGACAGTCCGAACGCCCTCCGGTCGCATGTCCTTGAAGTTTCTTCAGGTTCGGACATCGTCGAGAGTGTGACCAACTACGCCCGCCAGAGGGGAAGAGGCATCTGCGTGCTCAGCGGCGGGGGGACTGTGGCAAACGTCACGCTCCGGCAGCCGGCGGCCCCCACCGGGAGCGTGGTGACACTGCACGGGAGGTTCGAGATACTATCCCTCACGGGAACGGTGCTACCGCCCCCTGCGCCGCCCGGAGCGGGAGGGTTGTCGATATTCTTGTCGGGCGGCCAGGGCCAGGTAGTGGGAGGGAGCGTGGTGGGGAGGCTGGTGGCGTCCGGCCCAGTGGTTTTGATGGCTGCATCCTTTGCTAACGCTGTTTTTGAGAGGTTGCCAATCGAAGAAGATGACGGGCCCGTCCAAGTCCAACAGACGGCGTCTCAGTCGTCTGGTGTCACCGGAGGTGGACAGACAGGCGATGGGAGCGGAGCAGGCGGCGGTGGCATTGGAGGCGGAGCCGGTGGCGGTGCTTCAATGTTTAATGTGGGAAACTTCCCATTTTCAGGTGATCAGTTGTTTGGTGGATGGGGAGGAAATGCTGCTAGGCCTCCATTTTAG
- the LOC115740079 gene encoding protein FAR1-RELATED SEQUENCE 5-like isoform X2, which produces MDFEPLSIGNEVVEFEVGDSAGEDDGTGLDLRHPDDLVERSASSGAGDLSSSDVDPILEPCEGMEFDSEQAARIFYNSYARRTGFGTRVSVYQRSRRDGSIMCRHVVCSREGFRRGGSESKSKRRRTVTRVGCKAQITVKKQSSGKWAVSKFVKEHNHELVPPDKVHCLRSHRHVSGPARSLIDTLQAAGMGPSGVMSVLIKESGGVNSVGFTKIDCQNYMSSSRQRTLGSGVQLVLDYLKQMQAADPGFFCAVQGDFDNLAGNIFWADASSRKNYAYFGDTVNFDTTYRMNRYRVPFAPFTGWNHHGQPVLFGCALLRNESESSFIWLFQTWLDAMSGSHPVSITTDQDRIIRSAVAHVLPGSRHRFCRWNVFREAREKLSDVYCSHPNFEAEFQRCVNITETVEDFELCWESLLETYGLRNNEWLQLMYNARQKWVPVFLMDTFFGEMSIMQGSDSINSYFDGYINASTSIQVLIRQYEKAIAGRHEKEIKSDYETLHTAPVLKTPSPMEKQAANVYTRKIFKKFQEELIETLAYPATIIKDMELEAVYRVARFGEDHKAHFVKVDVFSKKACCSCQMFEFSGIMCRHILAVFRVMNVLTLPPQYILTRWTRNAKSESLPDDYMVGFPSNLQESLTACYENLRREAIKYVEDGAKSIHSYTVAMDALQIAAQKVAASKKCGLGLEQKTLIKGCQIQSSRCTDEKIQELTSELANASLQCEEYRRKLLAVLKDMEEQKLKILVKVRNVRLNLKG; this is translated from the exons ATGGATTTTGAGCCCCTGAGCATAGGAAACGAGGTCGTAGAGTTTGAGGTCGGTGATTCGGCCGGCGAGGACGACGGCACCGGCCTCGACTTACGACACCCTGACGATTTAGTCGAGAGGTCCGCGTCGTCCGGTGCTGGTGACTTGTCGAGTTCCGATGTGGACCCTATTCTGGAGCCTTGCGAGGGCATGGAGTTCGACTCCGAGCAGGCCGCGAGGATTTTTTACAACTCGTATGCTCGCCGAACAGGTTTCGGCACCCGGGTCAGTGTGTACCAGCGGTCGCGGCGGGATGGCTCAATCATGTGCCGCCACGTCGTGTGCTCTCGTGAGGGGTTCCGTCGCGGGGGTAGCGAGAGTAAGTCCAAGCGGCGGCGTACCGTCACTAGAGTTGGGTGTAAGGCTCAAATAACCGTGAAGAAGCAGAGTTCTGGGAAATGGGCTGTTTCGAAATTTGTCAAAGAACATAATCACGAGCTTGTGCCGCCTGATAAGGTGCATTGCCTACGGTCGCATAGGCATGTTTCTGGTCCTGCTAGGAGTTTGATAGATACTCTTCAAGCGGCGGGAATGGGACCAAGCGGTGTGATGTCTGTGCTGATTAAGGAATCTGGTGGCGTAAATAGTGTTGGCTTTACTAAAATTGATTGCCAGAATTATATGAGTAGTAGTAGGCAGAGGACACTTGGAAGCGGGGTTCAACTTGTCCTTGATTATTTGAAGCAAATGCAGGCTGCGGATCCTGGTTTCTTTTGTGCTGTCCAGGGTGATTTTGACAATCTGGCTGGGAACATCTTTTGGGCTGACGCAAGCTCGAGAAAGAATTATGCCTATTTTGGAGACACGGTCAATTTCGACACCACGTACAGGATGAATCGCTACCGAGTCCCATTTGCCCCATTTACTGGGTGGAACCATCATGGACAGCCTGTATTATTTGGATGTGCCTTGCTCCGCAATGAGTCAGAGTCATCATTTATTTGGCTATTCCAGACATGGCTTGATGCTATGTCGGGTAGCCATCCTGTATCTATCACAACAGATCAGGATAGAATTATTAGGTCAGCAGTGGCTCATGTGTTGCCTGGAAGTCGTCACCGCTTTTGTAGGTGGAATGTATTTAGGGAAGCTCGGGAGAAATTGTCAGATGTTTACTGCTCACatccaaattttgaagcggAGTTTCAAAGGTGTGTAAATATCACAGAGACTGTCGAAGACTTTGAATTATGTTGGGAATCCCTCCTTGAAACATATGGTCTCAGAAATAATGAATGGCTTCAATTGATGTATAATGCTCGGCAAAAATGGGTGCCTGTTTTTCTAATGGATACATTTTTTGGAGAGATGTCAATAATGCAAGGAAGCGATAGCATAAACTCCTACTTTGATGGATATATCAATGCATCTACAAGTATCCAGGTATTGATAAGGCAATATGAAAAAGCAATTGCCGGAAGGCacgaaaaagaaatcaaatctgATTATGAGACCCTACATACTGCACCTGTTCTGAAAACACCTTCTCCTATGGAAAAACAAGCAGCAAATGTCTATACAAGaaagatattcaaaaaatttcaggaGGAATTAATTGAGACTCTGGCTTATCCAGCAACCATCATTAAAGACATGGAATTGGAAGCTGTGTATCGAGTTGCCAGATTTGGGGAAGACCACAAAGCTCACTTTGTTAAGGTTGACGTTTTCAGCAAGAAAGCTTGTTGTAGCTGCCAAATGTTTGAATTTTCTGGTATCATGTGTAGGCATATACTAGCGGTTTTTAGAGTAATGAACGTCCTTACACTTCCACCTCAGTATATTTTAACTCGGTGGACAAGAAACGCCAAAAGCGAGTCATTACCAGATGACTATATGGTCGGATTCCCAAGTAATCTGCAGGAGTCCTTAACGGCATGTTATGAAAATTTACGCCGCGAAGCCATCAAATATGTAGAGGATGGGGCAAAATCCATACATAGCTATACTGTGGCCATGGATGCTCTACAAATAGCCGCACAAAAGGTTGCTGCCTCTAAGAAGTGTGGTTTGGGACTTGAACAGAAAACATTGATAAAAGGATGCCAGATTCAATCATCTCGCTGTACA GATGAGAAGATACAGGAACTTACTTCTGAGTTGGCAAATGCAAGTCTGCAATGTGAAGAATATCGAAGAAAATTACTTGCAGTTTTGAAAGACATGGAGGAacaaaagttgaaaatattGGTAAAGGTTCGAAACGTGAGGCTCAATCTAAAAGGCTGA
- the LOC115740079 gene encoding protein FAR1-RELATED SEQUENCE 5-like isoform X1 — MDFEPLSIGNEVVEFEVGDSAGEDDGTGLDLRHPDDLVERSASSGAGDLSSSDVDPILEPCEGMEFDSEQAARIFYNSYARRTGFGTRVSVYQRSRRDGSIMCRHVVCSREGFRRGGSESKSKRRRTVTRVGCKAQITVKKQSSGKWAVSKFVKEHNHELVPPDKVHCLRSHRHVSGPARSLIDTLQAAGMGPSGVMSVLIKESGGVNSVGFTKIDCQNYMSSSRQRTLGSGVQLVLDYLKQMQAADPGFFCAVQGDFDNLAGNIFWADASSRKNYAYFGDTVNFDTTYRMNRYRVPFAPFTGWNHHGQPVLFGCALLRNESESSFIWLFQTWLDAMSGSHPVSITTDQDRIIRSAVAHVLPGSRHRFCRWNVFREAREKLSDVYCSHPNFEAEFQRCVNITETVEDFELCWESLLETYGLRNNEWLQLMYNARQKWVPVFLMDTFFGEMSIMQGSDSINSYFDGYINASTSIQVLIRQYEKAIAGRHEKEIKSDYETLHTAPVLKTPSPMEKQAANVYTRKIFKKFQEELIETLAYPATIIKDMELEAVYRVARFGEDHKAHFVKVDVFSKKACCSCQMFEFSGIMCRHILAVFRVMNVLTLPPQYILTRWTRNAKSESLPDDYMVGFPSNLQESLTACYENLRREAIKYVEDGAKSIHSYTVAMDALQIAAQKVAASKKCGLGLEQKTLIKGCQIQSSRCTEQDEKIQELTSELANASLQCEEYRRKLLAVLKDMEEQKLKILVKVRNVRLNLKG, encoded by the exons ATGGATTTTGAGCCCCTGAGCATAGGAAACGAGGTCGTAGAGTTTGAGGTCGGTGATTCGGCCGGCGAGGACGACGGCACCGGCCTCGACTTACGACACCCTGACGATTTAGTCGAGAGGTCCGCGTCGTCCGGTGCTGGTGACTTGTCGAGTTCCGATGTGGACCCTATTCTGGAGCCTTGCGAGGGCATGGAGTTCGACTCCGAGCAGGCCGCGAGGATTTTTTACAACTCGTATGCTCGCCGAACAGGTTTCGGCACCCGGGTCAGTGTGTACCAGCGGTCGCGGCGGGATGGCTCAATCATGTGCCGCCACGTCGTGTGCTCTCGTGAGGGGTTCCGTCGCGGGGGTAGCGAGAGTAAGTCCAAGCGGCGGCGTACCGTCACTAGAGTTGGGTGTAAGGCTCAAATAACCGTGAAGAAGCAGAGTTCTGGGAAATGGGCTGTTTCGAAATTTGTCAAAGAACATAATCACGAGCTTGTGCCGCCTGATAAGGTGCATTGCCTACGGTCGCATAGGCATGTTTCTGGTCCTGCTAGGAGTTTGATAGATACTCTTCAAGCGGCGGGAATGGGACCAAGCGGTGTGATGTCTGTGCTGATTAAGGAATCTGGTGGCGTAAATAGTGTTGGCTTTACTAAAATTGATTGCCAGAATTATATGAGTAGTAGTAGGCAGAGGACACTTGGAAGCGGGGTTCAACTTGTCCTTGATTATTTGAAGCAAATGCAGGCTGCGGATCCTGGTTTCTTTTGTGCTGTCCAGGGTGATTTTGACAATCTGGCTGGGAACATCTTTTGGGCTGACGCAAGCTCGAGAAAGAATTATGCCTATTTTGGAGACACGGTCAATTTCGACACCACGTACAGGATGAATCGCTACCGAGTCCCATTTGCCCCATTTACTGGGTGGAACCATCATGGACAGCCTGTATTATTTGGATGTGCCTTGCTCCGCAATGAGTCAGAGTCATCATTTATTTGGCTATTCCAGACATGGCTTGATGCTATGTCGGGTAGCCATCCTGTATCTATCACAACAGATCAGGATAGAATTATTAGGTCAGCAGTGGCTCATGTGTTGCCTGGAAGTCGTCACCGCTTTTGTAGGTGGAATGTATTTAGGGAAGCTCGGGAGAAATTGTCAGATGTTTACTGCTCACatccaaattttgaagcggAGTTTCAAAGGTGTGTAAATATCACAGAGACTGTCGAAGACTTTGAATTATGTTGGGAATCCCTCCTTGAAACATATGGTCTCAGAAATAATGAATGGCTTCAATTGATGTATAATGCTCGGCAAAAATGGGTGCCTGTTTTTCTAATGGATACATTTTTTGGAGAGATGTCAATAATGCAAGGAAGCGATAGCATAAACTCCTACTTTGATGGATATATCAATGCATCTACAAGTATCCAGGTATTGATAAGGCAATATGAAAAAGCAATTGCCGGAAGGCacgaaaaagaaatcaaatctgATTATGAGACCCTACATACTGCACCTGTTCTGAAAACACCTTCTCCTATGGAAAAACAAGCAGCAAATGTCTATACAAGaaagatattcaaaaaatttcaggaGGAATTAATTGAGACTCTGGCTTATCCAGCAACCATCATTAAAGACATGGAATTGGAAGCTGTGTATCGAGTTGCCAGATTTGGGGAAGACCACAAAGCTCACTTTGTTAAGGTTGACGTTTTCAGCAAGAAAGCTTGTTGTAGCTGCCAAATGTTTGAATTTTCTGGTATCATGTGTAGGCATATACTAGCGGTTTTTAGAGTAATGAACGTCCTTACACTTCCACCTCAGTATATTTTAACTCGGTGGACAAGAAACGCCAAAAGCGAGTCATTACCAGATGACTATATGGTCGGATTCCCAAGTAATCTGCAGGAGTCCTTAACGGCATGTTATGAAAATTTACGCCGCGAAGCCATCAAATATGTAGAGGATGGGGCAAAATCCATACATAGCTATACTGTGGCCATGGATGCTCTACAAATAGCCGCACAAAAGGTTGCTGCCTCTAAGAAGTGTGGTTTGGGACTTGAACAGAAAACATTGATAAAAGGATGCCAGATTCAATCATCTCGCTGTACA GAACAGGATGAGAAGATACAGGAACTTACTTCTGAGTTGGCAAATGCAAGTCTGCAATGTGAAGAATATCGAAGAAAATTACTTGCAGTTTTGAAAGACATGGAGGAacaaaagttgaaaatattGGTAAAGGTTCGAAACGTGAGGCTCAATCTAAAAGGCTGA
- the LOC115740079 gene encoding protein FAR1-RELATED SEQUENCE 5-like isoform X3 translates to MDFEPLSIGNEVVEFEVGDSAGEDDGTGLDLRHPDDLVERSASSGAGDLSSSDVDPILEPCEGMEFDSEQAARIFYNSYARRTGFGTRVSVYQRSRRDGSIMCRHVVCSREGFRRGGSESKSKRRRTVTRVGCKAQITVKKQSSGKWAVSKFVKEHNHELVPPDKVHCLRSHRHVSGPARSLIDTLQAAGMGPSGVMSVLIKESGGVNSVGFTKIDCQNYMSSSRQRTLGSGVQLVLDYLKQMQAADPGFFCAVQGDFDNLAGNIFWADASSRKNYAYFGDTVNFDTTYRMNRYRVPFAPFTGWNHHGQPVLFGCALLRNESESSFIWLFQTWLDAMSGSHPVSITTDQDRIIRSAVAHVLPGSRHRFCRWNVFREAREKLSDVYCSHPNFEAEFQRCVNITETVEDFELCWESLLETYGLRNNEWLQLMYNARQKWVPVFLMDTFFGEMSIMQGSDSINSYFDGYINASTSIQVLIRQYEKAIAGRHEKEIKSDYETLHTAPVLKTPSPMEKQAANVYTRKIFKKFQEELIETLAYPATIIKDMELEAVYRVARFGEDHKAHFVKVDVFSKKACCSCQMFEFSGIMCRHILAVFRVMNVLTLPPQYILTRWTRNAKSESLPDDYMVGFPSNLQESLTACYENLRREAIKYVEDGAKSIHSYTVAMDALQIAAQKVAASKKCGLGLEQKTLIKGCQIQSSRCTVGTG, encoded by the exons ATGGATTTTGAGCCCCTGAGCATAGGAAACGAGGTCGTAGAGTTTGAGGTCGGTGATTCGGCCGGCGAGGACGACGGCACCGGCCTCGACTTACGACACCCTGACGATTTAGTCGAGAGGTCCGCGTCGTCCGGTGCTGGTGACTTGTCGAGTTCCGATGTGGACCCTATTCTGGAGCCTTGCGAGGGCATGGAGTTCGACTCCGAGCAGGCCGCGAGGATTTTTTACAACTCGTATGCTCGCCGAACAGGTTTCGGCACCCGGGTCAGTGTGTACCAGCGGTCGCGGCGGGATGGCTCAATCATGTGCCGCCACGTCGTGTGCTCTCGTGAGGGGTTCCGTCGCGGGGGTAGCGAGAGTAAGTCCAAGCGGCGGCGTACCGTCACTAGAGTTGGGTGTAAGGCTCAAATAACCGTGAAGAAGCAGAGTTCTGGGAAATGGGCTGTTTCGAAATTTGTCAAAGAACATAATCACGAGCTTGTGCCGCCTGATAAGGTGCATTGCCTACGGTCGCATAGGCATGTTTCTGGTCCTGCTAGGAGTTTGATAGATACTCTTCAAGCGGCGGGAATGGGACCAAGCGGTGTGATGTCTGTGCTGATTAAGGAATCTGGTGGCGTAAATAGTGTTGGCTTTACTAAAATTGATTGCCAGAATTATATGAGTAGTAGTAGGCAGAGGACACTTGGAAGCGGGGTTCAACTTGTCCTTGATTATTTGAAGCAAATGCAGGCTGCGGATCCTGGTTTCTTTTGTGCTGTCCAGGGTGATTTTGACAATCTGGCTGGGAACATCTTTTGGGCTGACGCAAGCTCGAGAAAGAATTATGCCTATTTTGGAGACACGGTCAATTTCGACACCACGTACAGGATGAATCGCTACCGAGTCCCATTTGCCCCATTTACTGGGTGGAACCATCATGGACAGCCTGTATTATTTGGATGTGCCTTGCTCCGCAATGAGTCAGAGTCATCATTTATTTGGCTATTCCAGACATGGCTTGATGCTATGTCGGGTAGCCATCCTGTATCTATCACAACAGATCAGGATAGAATTATTAGGTCAGCAGTGGCTCATGTGTTGCCTGGAAGTCGTCACCGCTTTTGTAGGTGGAATGTATTTAGGGAAGCTCGGGAGAAATTGTCAGATGTTTACTGCTCACatccaaattttgaagcggAGTTTCAAAGGTGTGTAAATATCACAGAGACTGTCGAAGACTTTGAATTATGTTGGGAATCCCTCCTTGAAACATATGGTCTCAGAAATAATGAATGGCTTCAATTGATGTATAATGCTCGGCAAAAATGGGTGCCTGTTTTTCTAATGGATACATTTTTTGGAGAGATGTCAATAATGCAAGGAAGCGATAGCATAAACTCCTACTTTGATGGATATATCAATGCATCTACAAGTATCCAGGTATTGATAAGGCAATATGAAAAAGCAATTGCCGGAAGGCacgaaaaagaaatcaaatctgATTATGAGACCCTACATACTGCACCTGTTCTGAAAACACCTTCTCCTATGGAAAAACAAGCAGCAAATGTCTATACAAGaaagatattcaaaaaatttcaggaGGAATTAATTGAGACTCTGGCTTATCCAGCAACCATCATTAAAGACATGGAATTGGAAGCTGTGTATCGAGTTGCCAGATTTGGGGAAGACCACAAAGCTCACTTTGTTAAGGTTGACGTTTTCAGCAAGAAAGCTTGTTGTAGCTGCCAAATGTTTGAATTTTCTGGTATCATGTGTAGGCATATACTAGCGGTTTTTAGAGTAATGAACGTCCTTACACTTCCACCTCAGTATATTTTAACTCGGTGGACAAGAAACGCCAAAAGCGAGTCATTACCAGATGACTATATGGTCGGATTCCCAAGTAATCTGCAGGAGTCCTTAACGGCATGTTATGAAAATTTACGCCGCGAAGCCATCAAATATGTAGAGGATGGGGCAAAATCCATACATAGCTATACTGTGGCCATGGATGCTCTACAAATAGCCGCACAAAAGGTTGCTGCCTCTAAGAAGTGTGGTTTGGGACTTGAACAGAAAACATTGATAAAAGGATGCCAGATTCAATCATCTCGCTGTACAGTAG GAACAGGATGA
- the LOC115740079 gene encoding protein FAR1-RELATED SEQUENCE 5-like isoform X4: MDFEPLSIGNEVVEFEVGDSAGEDDGTGLDLRHPDDLVERSASSGAGDLSSSDVDPILEPCEGMEFDSEQAARIFYNSYARRTGFGTRVSVYQRSRRDGSIMCRHVVCSREGFRRGGSESKSKRRRTVTRVGCKAQITVKKQSSGKWAVSKFVKEHNHELVPPDKVHCLRSHRHVSGPARSLIDTLQAAGMGPSGVMSVLIKESGGVNSVGFTKIDCQNYMSSSRQRTLGSGVQLVLDYLKQMQAADPGFFCAVQGDFDNLAGNIFWADASSRKNYAYFGDTVNFDTTYRMNRYRVPFAPFTGWNHHGQPVLFGCALLRNESESSFIWLFQTWLDAMSGSHPVSITTDQDRIIRSAVAHVLPGSRHRFCRWNVFREAREKLSDVYCSHPNFEAEFQRCVNITETVEDFELCWESLLETYGLRNNEWLQLMYNARQKWVPVFLMDTFFGEMSIMQGSDSINSYFDGYINASTSIQVLIRQYEKAIAGRHEKEIKSDYETLHTAPVLKTPSPMEKQAANVYTRKIFKKFQEELIETLAYPATIIKDMELEAVYRVARFGEDHKAHFVKVDVFSKKACCSCQMFEFSGIMCRHILAVFRVMNVLTLPPQYILTRWTRNAKSESLPDDYMVGFPSNLQESLTACYENLRREAIKYVEDGAKSIHSYTVAMDALQIAAQKVAASKKCGLGLEQKTLIKGCQIQSSRCTVG, encoded by the exons ATGGATTTTGAGCCCCTGAGCATAGGAAACGAGGTCGTAGAGTTTGAGGTCGGTGATTCGGCCGGCGAGGACGACGGCACCGGCCTCGACTTACGACACCCTGACGATTTAGTCGAGAGGTCCGCGTCGTCCGGTGCTGGTGACTTGTCGAGTTCCGATGTGGACCCTATTCTGGAGCCTTGCGAGGGCATGGAGTTCGACTCCGAGCAGGCCGCGAGGATTTTTTACAACTCGTATGCTCGCCGAACAGGTTTCGGCACCCGGGTCAGTGTGTACCAGCGGTCGCGGCGGGATGGCTCAATCATGTGCCGCCACGTCGTGTGCTCTCGTGAGGGGTTCCGTCGCGGGGGTAGCGAGAGTAAGTCCAAGCGGCGGCGTACCGTCACTAGAGTTGGGTGTAAGGCTCAAATAACCGTGAAGAAGCAGAGTTCTGGGAAATGGGCTGTTTCGAAATTTGTCAAAGAACATAATCACGAGCTTGTGCCGCCTGATAAGGTGCATTGCCTACGGTCGCATAGGCATGTTTCTGGTCCTGCTAGGAGTTTGATAGATACTCTTCAAGCGGCGGGAATGGGACCAAGCGGTGTGATGTCTGTGCTGATTAAGGAATCTGGTGGCGTAAATAGTGTTGGCTTTACTAAAATTGATTGCCAGAATTATATGAGTAGTAGTAGGCAGAGGACACTTGGAAGCGGGGTTCAACTTGTCCTTGATTATTTGAAGCAAATGCAGGCTGCGGATCCTGGTTTCTTTTGTGCTGTCCAGGGTGATTTTGACAATCTGGCTGGGAACATCTTTTGGGCTGACGCAAGCTCGAGAAAGAATTATGCCTATTTTGGAGACACGGTCAATTTCGACACCACGTACAGGATGAATCGCTACCGAGTCCCATTTGCCCCATTTACTGGGTGGAACCATCATGGACAGCCTGTATTATTTGGATGTGCCTTGCTCCGCAATGAGTCAGAGTCATCATTTATTTGGCTATTCCAGACATGGCTTGATGCTATGTCGGGTAGCCATCCTGTATCTATCACAACAGATCAGGATAGAATTATTAGGTCAGCAGTGGCTCATGTGTTGCCTGGAAGTCGTCACCGCTTTTGTAGGTGGAATGTATTTAGGGAAGCTCGGGAGAAATTGTCAGATGTTTACTGCTCACatccaaattttgaagcggAGTTTCAAAGGTGTGTAAATATCACAGAGACTGTCGAAGACTTTGAATTATGTTGGGAATCCCTCCTTGAAACATATGGTCTCAGAAATAATGAATGGCTTCAATTGATGTATAATGCTCGGCAAAAATGGGTGCCTGTTTTTCTAATGGATACATTTTTTGGAGAGATGTCAATAATGCAAGGAAGCGATAGCATAAACTCCTACTTTGATGGATATATCAATGCATCTACAAGTATCCAGGTATTGATAAGGCAATATGAAAAAGCAATTGCCGGAAGGCacgaaaaagaaatcaaatctgATTATGAGACCCTACATACTGCACCTGTTCTGAAAACACCTTCTCCTATGGAAAAACAAGCAGCAAATGTCTATACAAGaaagatattcaaaaaatttcaggaGGAATTAATTGAGACTCTGGCTTATCCAGCAACCATCATTAAAGACATGGAATTGGAAGCTGTGTATCGAGTTGCCAGATTTGGGGAAGACCACAAAGCTCACTTTGTTAAGGTTGACGTTTTCAGCAAGAAAGCTTGTTGTAGCTGCCAAATGTTTGAATTTTCTGGTATCATGTGTAGGCATATACTAGCGGTTTTTAGAGTAATGAACGTCCTTACACTTCCACCTCAGTATATTTTAACTCGGTGGACAAGAAACGCCAAAAGCGAGTCATTACCAGATGACTATATGGTCGGATTCCCAAGTAATCTGCAGGAGTCCTTAACGGCATGTTATGAAAATTTACGCCGCGAAGCCATCAAATATGTAGAGGATGGGGCAAAATCCATACATAGCTATACTGTGGCCATGGATGCTCTACAAATAGCCGCACAAAAGGTTGCTGCCTCTAAGAAGTGTGGTTTGGGACTTGAACAGAAAACATTGATAAAAGGATGCCAGATTCAATCATCTCGCTGTACAGTAG GATGA